The genomic stretch AGAGTGTATGTGACTGTCTAGAGAAAAAGTGCTGCACCCAGAGTCTTTTTTCTGAGCACTCCGGGTTTTTTTGTGCAGCATCTTCAAGATCCTCCTGTTGAAAATGAACCTTAGAAAAGCGCTTGCGACGTCACTGTAgtgtctatttattttaatgaaatgctGGGATGAAGTGCTTTACTGTCAGAACAACATACTATATGGACACAGGCCCCAAAGCACTCTtctaaaaacaacattataaGAAGCTGCTTTAGGAAACTTTAGAAACTGACATAATACCAATCAGCTCAAGTTCAGTGGAAACTTATGCATGATAAAACAGATAATATATTTCTAGCAGGTTTGTGATCGAATTTCAGAAAACTATAAAAGCAGATGCACAAATTTCACCTGCTTTTAGTCCTTTTAATGTTTACATCACACTGACATACTATTAGGAACCCATTTATGTGATATACCTGAGCTCCAACAATTCCATTTCCTCCGTAGAAGTTTTTAGTGTACATGTGCATTGAGCCTCCTTTGCCCTTTGCAATTCCGCCTCTTCTGCCTGtaaattcaaaacaaaaatatctCAAAATTAACAGTGTTTGGAGCTCAAAATCCTCTACGAATGTCAATGCCTCAGCATTGCAGACTGACCAGTGAGCTCAGACATGATCTCCTTCACAGTCCCTCCTCTGGTGTAAGTGTAGCCGTGGGCGCGGTACGCAGTGATCAGGTGGTCTGTCAAATTAATTCCTGCTTCGATACCAACTGCACAGGCTTCCTACaagcagaaataaaacactgagAAATCTTATCACAATGTTcttatatttgatatttttaaataatcgTACAGAATACTAAACATcggttttaaaatataataatatccgGTTGCATTTCaaaacagatttttattttaatgccaTTTTGTATTCTTCCTAGAGCAGCAAACACATGTATACTAGTGACTCTATATTTTCCACTGTATCTAGTTTAGGAACAATTATAATGCACTCAACCTGGCCGTCATACAAGTGGCAGAATCCTCGGATGATCTTCTGCTTATACAGCTGATCTGCTTTCAGCTCCATACGCCTGATGGTCTGCATGATGCGGTAGTACTGCAGACCCTCATCCCGAGTCATCACCACTTGAGTAGCCGGAGCCTCATCCAGCTTGTGGATGTCACATTTCTAGAGGGAAGAAAATAGCCATAAAACGCACAACCTGCCATGTGTATTTATCAGTATACCGGAACAAAACGACTTTGTGTTTAAAGCCTACCTTTATTTCAAAGCTAGCCTCGGTTGTGAAGTCAGCATATGTGCGTGCTGACACGACCGCTGCAGCTCCCTGCCGTGGGAAAAAGGAGTTTGTGTTTAAACAAAAGGTTTTACCTTTTCAATACAACACCTGAGTTACAGtattaacacaaaacaatacttTATTTCTTACTTTAGAATATATGaacatgattttcttttttccatttcacaAATTAagttaataaacacacatacatacatatatatatatatatatatatatatatatatatatatatatatatatatatatatatattaataaatgtactgAACACAAGCAGCTGTAGTGGAACTTTGTCTAAATAGAATTTGGCAAAATATGGATTTTAATCAGGACCTTTATGACCAACAACAAGTCAAATTATGAGCCCGACCAGACAGATGGCAGCATTCAGTACTTCACAGTCtgcaaataacacatttgaGTTCAGTTGCTACCAGAAGAGTGCCGATGTTTGACACACATATCTAACATTTGCCACCAGTTTGCGCAACGTATTGTTTGGGTAACCAACAGAGCATAAATATCACTGCTACACATAAAACACAAGCAAagatgtatttacatatttaaattatactTGTTAGACAACAGTGTATTAAAAAATAGCCGAGATTGACAGACAGATCGATGCTGTCAACCCTTTCCAGTTGGTATTCATCATTTCACTGTCATAATATAGTGACACAAGTTGTAAGGACAGGAAATCATCAAGGACCTCTCTGCTAATCTTCTGAAAATACGAGCTGCCAATTAAGGAAAATGTGTCATAAAAGAGATTCAAACTGACATAACTATTGATTTAGGTGGGATTTATCGCTCAAAAAAGGACTAACTAATATATTACATGTTTCAGAAAAGTCTTTATAAAGAAATGTATCTCATTCTGTTTAGCaggaaaatgtaaaatcaaGGTACCACATTGTTTTCTCCCACTTGAATGAGCGAGTTAGATTTTAAGCAGGTCACTTGCTGTCAGTTTACATAGAACAACATAAACCCGTGGAAACACAGCTCCTGCCAAAATAATGAGAACCCAAAACACTGAAGCGATCACGAAGAGTTTGTATTTATGTGCAGACGTTAGCGGCGTTAGCCAAAGCAGCTATCACTCGGCCTTACAAGGTCAGCGCCGCGAGGACAGGCTTGTTTGGGGTAAACGCTCGAGCTCTGAGAGGGAGACTGTCGTGCGGGTGCTTGGCTAAGACCGTCCGTTGTTTAAATTATACATACTCACATTTCTCTGAGCACAAGCCCTCAGCACGTGAGAGATATTGGTCAGCATCTTTCCTGAGCTCGCTCACAACAATCCCTACACCGCAACGTCCTTCTGTCAGGCTACGTCCTTccggctcttcttcttcttctttgtgggGTTTATGGCAGACTAGGCCTTTACAGCTCACTGCTTCCTCCCATTGGACAGAATAGTCACCACATCTCCTTATGGCACACATCATTAGATACAGGGACCATAGtctgaagaaaaacaattatatatatttttaaaaaaagcaattcAGCTTCTATATTTACTTTCCCCTTCGCAGAGTCTTAAATAAGTAAGTCTCCACTCCCAACTTGGCCACTTCCCCCGAACAGGAAAGACGGCAGTGAAGTATCACATACAGAATAAATTCCATCACTCCACATGTATTACATTTCCCATCCTGGTGTTTCATCCACAGTGCCCTTGACTTGATATTATCTTCCCTATCTAACTTGACTAAACTATTGACCCTCGgttgaatggaaaaaaatattgcCCGTCCgttgccctcctcctcccactctctctgcAATGTTGCATCTCTAACTACCACACAAATGTTTGCCAAAAGAAACTCTGACAGCAATTTCTCCAGTCGTTAATTCTACCTTGGCCATTCAGGGCACAGctgctttattgtcattttaaatgccTCACCTCATATTAGTGCATATTCATAAATTCCTTTATTATCTGACTCAGTAAACCTGGTAAACACAGAATTACAAGTTGATGTTTTTTGGACTAAGGACAAAATAATGCTGCCATGTGTAGTCTGCAGAGCACTTTAGTTGATGGGCACTTAAAGACAATATTACATTCACTCAGTGCAGAGCATTGGAATAATGGGGAGGATTTGGTTGCCCGCAGCTCATTTCTGCCCTGCAGGGTCCCAAACCAACTGTGGCCTCTGCAAAGGCTTTTATCATGGCCAGATATTATCAATCCAATATCAACAGATACTCTTCAAAAAGGTGAATACACGTAACTTTATCTAAATGCTATGGATGGTTCACAAAGCCACACATGGTAATGGGTGTACAGACCTGTGTGTGCAACACTAACCCTTAGCTGTCAATACGTGTTCGATCAATGCAGCTTTTCTATTCATGGCTCCACCAGattgatctttaaaaaaaaatacaaacagaaaatgcaattgtactataataataacaatgatggTAATCATACGttattatttacagtatttatttgtatagacTATAATCTATTTTCAAGGTTATGGTTAACTTATTGTGCATTAATGATCAGATCAAGTTATGAAACAGTTAATTGTTGCATTAGAGTGCGAACTTGACCTATAGGCGAGCACGCACTGATTCTGCGTGTTGTCCCCCTGCCTGTTGTTGCATTACAGCAGCTACGTTTGGTTTGAACTGCGTGCACAGAGGAAGTCTCCCCATTCACCGGTGAATCGAGAGCTTGTGTGTCAGGGCGGGCTTACAATGCGACGCACAGTGTGCTCGGTCGATCGTGTGCGCATCATCATCTCCAGCTCCAGCCTCtgcatccctctcctccattcaCACACAAGACTCTCGCGTCCTGGCCGTCATCTCCAGCCTTCACAATGACCTTCAGACCTTCAATCTGAATGGTGTGTGATCGTCTCTGCCCGCTGTGGCTGCGCGTATCGCTGCGGTCTCGGAGGGAAACGCATATACCTGCATGCGCTGCGTTGGCTTCACTGCGGGCTGTTTTGGTTGACCGCGCGTCCGTTCATTCGAGTGTATTGTTCCTGTGACAGCTACTATGGCGAAAGCAGCCACATCGTCCAGTGAAATAACAGGTAAGCTTGATGTGACGTTGGTTAGGTTTGGTACCATCATGCTATCGGGATCGGTTGTTGTTTGCTATACGCGATTTAATGAATGACGCAATTGACAAATCCACTGCTTTTGTGCATGATGCGGGGCTGTGCGGTCATGATCCGGCATCACTGTTTTGTTTATTCGCTGAGGTCTCACTGTGCAGGTTGTTTTCAATGCAAGTAGGTTTAAAAAGGTGCacgtttttatttcctttacaaTGAACACAATGCACCAGacctgaaggtttttttttttttattatcacgAGTGGAAAGTGAGCAGAGCAAAACAGAACTGGGGTGCATCTTTGGTGTGATTCTGTTGTCTTCTGTCATAGTTTCACATTTTCTCATGAGGGGAAATCGGCATTACAGATTTAAGTATAACTTTAAAGCAAAATCAGGCTAAGTGTGTAAACGTTTTTTTGGGTGATGACGCAACTCAATCGGATAAAAGGGTTCaaatgggaggagagaggacggcTGGTTTGTTGCCTGTGACACAGATGGATTAAACAGTGTATTTTGTTTGAGCATTAAATCATTTTGTGATGACTTTATGGGTTGAAGGACTATGTCACTGTCTCAAAAATATTTACCCTGCGCGCCCTGAAAGAAGGGGACATCTCCCTGCAGAATGATAATCAAATGTGGCATAATTATGAGTAACTCTATATTATTCTAGACAGGAGACAAGCCTTTCCTCCATCACATTAGCTGCTTCATGAGGAAGTACGAGAAAGGATGCACAGTGACTATACTGGAGGCATTTTATGTTGGAACTCTTCAGGAAAAGAATCATCAGTGTTCATTTCACTTTTGTGTCTATGCAAGCGTGTCTTGTGCACAATATTTTGTTTCTGCAGCTTGTATTTTTCACAATAACAAGGTTAATGTTAAAGAATAATATCTGGACAGCTCTATAATAGTATGAAGGATATTAACCTCATAACCATAAGCGCTATAGCTACCAGTGTCCCACTGTTCGTACtgtaaaaatcaataaaatgtaatcTTGGAAAATTATACATGTTAAAAAGTAAAGTCAGTAATAGGATGTCAGTAAAGTCAATAATAAAAGTGTATAGGTCAAGTGAAAAAAACAGGTATACTGTCTGACATCAGCTAAACCACATTTAAAaggccagtgtgtaggatttagagGTATTAGcagaaataaattataatataacaGTGCTTTCATTGGTgcataatcacctgaaactaagaatcgtgTGTTTAAATGAGCCTTCATATCTACAAAAGGAGTGGGTCATCTTCAGGGAGTCCACACTGTCCTTTAAGAGGGCCTCAGTGTTGTCTGCTTGGTTTCAATAAAAGCTCTcactgaaaagagagaaattcTCTCGATCAAGTGAGGCGACTGATTATCACATATTGATGCagtgcattttctttctttgtcattaTTTGAAGACTGTTATCAACTCTCAATAtccataatacataatatatatatatatatatatatatatatatatatatatatatataattatttatttagttcatTGATTTTCAACTATAATACTATAAGACATATAATAAAAGTATCAGATTCAGAATATTTACTCCAATTTAGATGTCTACTACCCTGGGATCTCACTCCTACATCCATCATTTTCTATATTCAACCATTTACAACCATTGTGATATGTGAGAATAGCAGCTTGCTGTTTCGATCAATGCTCTCTGTATTATTCTATTTGTTTTCTGCGTTAGGTGAAAAGATGGCACCACCTTCAATCACTCTACTTCCTGACAAGAGATCTCCAACAAACGGTCACAACTCTCCAGCCCGAACTGGGAAAACTAGTGAGTAAGCCTCTCCATCTTTTGTCACACGGCGCGCTCTTTCCTTCCAACTGGGTTCATCTGGAGGAAAATCACTGACTACACAATTATTTGGGTTATTGCACAATTAGAAACATCACAGAACACATTATATGACTCAGTAGGTCTATACAAAAATCTGGGCTGCTCTGTTGCCAGCTCTGTTGTCAGCTGGTTACAGCAGCAACAATAACCAAAAGAGGCATTCAGCATGTGTGGAGTGACTATCACATCCAGGACAGCTTCCTCCAGCATATTGCTGCAGTTTGCCCTTGGCATAGGGCTTCTTGGCGTTTTGCAACACAATGCTTTTAACACTGCCCCATACAGATCTGACACAATGTTTCCCTCTGCTGGTATCAAAGCATTACTGCAGGTCAGTACTCTGGCGCTGATGTTATTCCTCTTTGAACTAAGCTGactgtgctctctctctgcttccttcATGGTGATCGCAGCTCcatcaaacacagagaagaagccACAAATAAATGGGAATGCGTCGCCTTCACACATCAATAACAACCATGCAGGTAAACAAAGTAAGTCTCTATGTTTGCTTCTATAaaatcccttttctctctctctttccaatgtttttttttttgttctctaaCATCATTATTTATCTTTCAGTTGTGGAGGGTTATATGAAGACAGACGACAGGATGCGATTAGCCAAAGAGAGAcgtgaggagagggagagaagccTGGGTAGGTTACGTCCTTTTCTTGTGCAAATAAAGAGGTTGATGTGTGTTTGAACTGTGAAGCTCGGAAATGCCTTTAAGTTCCTGCTCCTGTTGGGATTATTTTTTCAGTGCAGTTTTCCTTCAACGTTTTTTTGTCATAACGTTTTTTCCCTCCACAGTTTAATTGGTTATGGAAGGGCTTTGCTAGCCAGTAGAAGTTGAGTTCACTGGCTTTTTGATATGATGAGGTATGCCACTTGAGACAATGAGACAGTAACATAGAAAAGTCCACAAAAGTAGGTCATGTAATCATGCAGCCCCAGCAGTTGCCTCATGATGACAAGGGTTTCTACTCGATAGTCTCGGGTGGGTATTGACCGATACAAACTCTCTACAACACATAGAAGGTCTGATAATACTGAACAATGTTGTGATTGTTTAGTTCcatgaaaaatacattgaaaAGTATTttgaagagagagacaaaatgTATAGAATTGTTGTTGCAAAACAGTAAAACACTATACTTTTATTTCTTCTGTGGCTTATATTCTGAACTCTCCACGACCAGCCGAATAGTATAAAAGCCACCGGCAACAACGCTGGACCATTAACTCTGATTCTTGTCCATGGAACCTGGAGCATAATTGGTCTTGTCTCTTTCAGTGGGCAGGGAGCAGCTGATCAGGGAGAAGGAGCGCAGAGCTCGGCTCCAGTACGAACGCACAGTGGAGGAACGCTGGAGGCGGCTGGACGagcagaggcagaaagaggagCACCGCAGAGCTgcagtggaggagaagaggaggcagcagctcGAGGATGACAGGGTCAGCTGatttaacaacaaaaatcatAATGAATCCGTCTAATCTAAGTATACACTATTGCCTATCTcatttgtgattgtgtgtgtgatagatacatagaaagaTCGTTCATGGGACTTATTCCTGGCAGTGTGTAAACATgaccaaaaaaagcaaaaccgCGGTGAGGTGACAGTGTTCAAATTAAGATGGGCCCTGCTGTGTTGCCTTCAGGAGCGACTGGAGGCCCTGATGAAGCGCTCGCTGGAGCGCAGCCTTCAGCTGGAGCAGAGGACCAAACGCTGGAGCAGAGGCTGCCCTTCAGGAGCAGGTACGGAAAAGCTTACAACAGAGGTGGTTTTGGATAGAAGAGGCATGGATGCAAAACGTGAATGATCTGAAAGTGAGAAGCAGCAGGATATGGAAGtaaagctctttttttcccagagGGATTGCATTTTGCGATTGCATTTTGCTTTATTTCTGCGAGACACCATgacacagtatgtgtgtgaatgtatgctGTAGGTTTGTATGTGTAAAGGAGAACCCTTTTTTTCATGGCCTGATATTTGCTGATAGCCTGGCTGCTGAAGTACGCATGAGCAGAAATGTGTTcctggttccccacagagacgGGATGGCGTTACATATCTGCACTGGTGTCCATGTAGCACAAAATCATGATGATGATTGAAATAATGGAAGTGGGAAAATAACACATAAATGATCTGTGCGCACGACTGTCTGCCACAGTGACATTTATGATAACCGCTGGGCTGTCACAGATTTTCAAAGCTTACTCAACGTAGCTTTAAATTAGaccaacaaaagaagaagaaaaaaataacatcaCAACATCCTTGCTGGTATGTTAACTCCCATCCAGGTCTTGACAGCTGGATGAGGAATTGCCCAGATAAACTGTTCATAACGCtctgtctgctctgctctgctccgcCCGCTGCCTATAGGTGACAGTGAGAATGCCCCACTCCCTTTCTCTGCTGCCTCCGCCTTTTCCCATGGCATTGCCTCCCCCCTTCCTGCTGTCAGCGAATCTGGTAAAGTTAAGCCCCCCTCGCCCTCCCAAATATATCACCCCTCCTGTTCAACCAACAGTTAGCATGTTTGTATTTGTCTGCCTTTTGGCGAGCTGAAACTTAGACCAAAGGCAAACATGTTCTCCCTGTGATGCATGTTACGCTGCTCTGTTGTGGAGCCTTTGTGCAAGCGAGGTACAATGTACTTCTGAAAGTACTCTCTATGTTACTGGTGCTGGtatgtttgctgtgtttgtgcTCTGCTGGCTTTGTTTTTTAGTCATTGTGGCAAAATGGAATAGCAACACTGTGGAGATAGGCGTCAGTGATGCACATTATGCTATTGGTGAAGGAGCATTCACTGGCACATATCCAAACTGTTCTTATTATAATGTAACCTAATTTTCAGGCAAAAACAAGCGGACACATTTCCATCTTCTTAATGTTTTGGAGCGACTTCCCTCTCTTGAGAGGCCAACTCTGCATAATGTCTGCAAACCatgcaggagaaaaaaaggacaacgCAAATATACAACAGCATCCGCTGAATCTTTTCGTGTTTTCCTAGTTCGTCTCTTTCAGCCTAGTTTTCCTATATGGTTGCTTAAGTAAGAACACATGTTCAGTATATATGACTCTTTCAAATTTCCCTAGAAGTCAAACTGTGGATTAGTTTTCCCAGATTAGTAACCATCAGTAATTACAAACAGGCTAAAGTATCAGAATGACTTGAAAACCTTGATGATCTTGATCAAGAGAGGTATCATTTTTAGCTTGTAGATaaattaaaagtatttatttaattttgctTTGGTAAAAATGAAAGAAGCTGAGTGGTGCTGACCCTGGAGCAGACGGTTTGGGGGATTAATCGCACATGACCTAGAAGATAAATATAATAGACACAGATACAGCCATCTCACTGAGAGGTCTGCAGTCTTTGGAGATTACTCTTTACAGATGGTGACAGATGGATGAGAAGTTATAAGAGATGGCAAGAAGAGCGCTTCTGGTGTTGTAcgatgtgttgtgtgtgtcgaGCTTCTGCTTTTGTGATTGTGAGTTTGaaaaaggtctgtgtgtgtgtgtgtgtgtgtgtgtgtggtttttcaTTTGCTGTCATTGTTTTAGGTGTGGCTAGGAAAACAATTTGGGTAAATGAGTTTGGGATTAttatgtgtgtgcttgcatcACATTGCATAGTCTCACAGACTCAGGATTAATTTCAAAAGATGAATACACCCCATTAGGTATGACTGTTGGCTGCATCATTTAAACGTACTGGCAGTTAAAAGATGTGTTCAATAGCCGACCCACAGTCAGGTCTAATACAATTCTGGGAAATCGATAGGACAGAGATGCTGACTCGCCGTTGACCTGAACAACCTTCCAGGTTTTCTACCCAAAAAGATGATTAGCACAACTTCAACCgaagaacataacacataacacccTTATACATTTACTATACCTTCTGGCTTAAAATTCAACAGACCTGCAAACTGACTTTGGCTGTAAAACATGAGTCTGTAAGCTTTGGCTGGGTGCAGCACACACTGTCCAGTCAAGTCCACCCCTGACTACTGTATTAGTACCCCTCTGTCACTTTGAGATTTGATAAGAATGGTGTCTGTCATCATGTAGCGCCCTGCAGCCCTCACAGGTCACCTTTCCGCGGCTCCCTGAACCCTGCAGATCACAACAGAGTTGGACTTCAGGGAGGCTCTCAGTCCACTCCCAATACCCCCAAGGTCAGACCCCATACATGTGCTCTACCTTAACATACATAACATCTGTAGGATTCAAACACTAATGGATACAAGCTGCAATATCCTATCCATTAAATCCACTTACACTTACAGAAGGAGCGGCTgcgcagagagagaagaactgCATCTCCAGGTTGTGGATCCCCTTTGAGAAGATCCGAATCCCCTGCTAGTGTCCCCAGGCACTTGGCTTCCCCTGCAACCTCAAAGTAAGATTATTTGTTTGGTAGAAGGTGGGCAAACGTTGCTCTCAGCAGGGATCACTAccttgttcacacagcattatTTTAACATATCTCTCCTGTCATGAAACACTTCCTTCTAACAAACATCTATCTGGGTGCAGGCTGGCATCTAAAATGCGTTCCCATTCTCCGAGCAATACACATCAGTATTATTACTCTCCTACAAGACAACGTTCAAACCGGTCACCGGATCATAGGAAACCAGATGACAAGACGCCGGACAGACACAGTGAACAATCCAAAGCAGTGAGAAAGAATACCGACATCAACAGCACAAATCCATCTTCACAAGAGATGAAAAGTGTGGTCAACGGTGAAATCACTAAATCCAGACCATCTCAAGGAGAAACCTTGGAGAAGCATCTCAGAGGTGACACATCTGAGAAAAAGCAGTCACCTGACAGAAAGGAGCACATGTCTCCCAATGTGGACTTCTCAGAGAAGAAGATGCTGAGCAATGCTCAGGATGGAGACAAGAAAAAAGGTGCACTTCATTCAAATGACAGCAGAGTATTTGTAACCTTACGCTGCATTGAGATTTAGTAGTACACGTGGATCTTAACCCGGTCTTTCTTTGTTTACCACAGAATCAGCACCATGTGCGTCCGCGGGGAAAGTGGCAGCTGGCACGACAAACGCAGAGGAGGCTACCAGGTTGCTGGCAGAGCGTAGGCGTCAGGCTCGAGCTCAGAAAGAACTGGAAGAGAAAAAGCgggagcaagaggaagaggatcagTGAGTTCATTGAAAAAATGACGAGTAAGAGACTGCAATGTCTGTTGGATTTCAATCGTTGAATGTATTTAACAAGCGTATGTCCCATCAGATACAGGGAAGAGCAGCTGAAGAAGCAACTCGCACAGGAGCGGCGACAGCAAGAGGCAAAGACTCAACAACTGAAGGAAAAGGGGAAGCACCAGGAAGATCTGAACAggctgaaacaagaggaggacaagcgaaagaaggaggagcaggagaagctgCTGCAGAGCCAGATGGACAAAGAGGTCAGAGATCATTTGATGCCGTTGTTCTCTGCCCTGTTGCTGTATGCATTGGTTTTGGCagtttctttgtcattttgtgtaaATTGTGCTCTGTcttaacagaaagaaaaagcccAAGTCCAAGCTCAGGAGGACGCAGATCGTCAGCGGCAAGACAGAGAACTGCAGGCGcaacaagaagaggaggagaggcaactaagaaaaaaggtaatttaaaaaagaaacatccgAAGGACAGTCAAAGCACTCATTGCATGCTGACTGCACGTTGCACTTGAACTGTTTTAAACTCTGAATTCTGTAAAGTTCCCGCGGTGATTAAATGTCAATATATGTTTGCAGAGAATTGAGGAGATCATGAAGAGAACGAGGAAGGGTGAAGCTGACTTGAAGGTACTGTAAGAGACGCCCCCTGTTCTCGTACAGTAGTGCCGCTGCCTTTAAGCACCTGCTGATCGTGTGATTTTTCAACTTTAATTCATTAAGACTCTGACTTTCTGTTgttatcatctttattaaattattttgttgGTGATACTTTGGTTGTGTGTCCTGATTACCACACACATTGACTTGATCGTCTCTGTTCTGCATTGAAtcagaaggaggagcaggtggagacgAAGCCTGTCTCACCAGCAGGTTAGTATGGTCCTCAGTCGCTCTGCCAACACTTACGTTTGCTTGCTGCCCCTGCTttctccacccctctctctATGCCTTGCAGCTGTAAAAATGCAAACAGGGCATGTGTAGGTTATCATGTGATTTATTAATTGGCTTATTTAGAGCATGCACAGCAGTAATCTCCATTGTGATGAGTTGGTTTGTGGGAAATCTCagcattattgttgtttttttcttgttatgCAATAATTCTAATGCATTGGCAGAAAGATGAACACCTACGATCCTCGTCTACATCAACCAAGCAACTTGTTGGTTCTTTGGgccattcatttaaaatcatttgGTGGAGGTTATGCAATATTTTGTGTAACATGGAGCAGCAGCCAAGGACTTTCCTCTCGGTGCTGATAGGGCACCTTTTACAGTAGAGCAGTGTCCTGGGAGCTGACTGTGCTCTTGAAAATGCCCTTGGAAGATGCATTCAGGGACTGTGTGAGCCTCACGCTTTATTTGGAGTGTCCAGTGTTAAATCTCAACTCATTTGGGTTTGAGTCAATAGTTAGCATGAACTTGTCCAGTAATACTGTTAATATGAGGTCAATATTAC from Cyclopterus lumpus isolate fCycLum1 chromosome 14, fCycLum1.pri, whole genome shotgun sequence encodes the following:
- the map7d2a gene encoding MAP7 domain-containing protein 2a, with protein sequence MAKAATSSSEITGEKMAPPSITLLPDKRSPTNGHNSPARTGKTTPSNTEKKPQINGNASPSHINNNHAGKQIVEGYMKTDDRMRLAKERREERERSLVGREQLIREKERRARLQYERTVEERWRRLDEQRQKEEHRRAAVEEKRRQQLEDDRERLEALMKRSLERSLQLEQRTKRWSRGCPSGAAPCSPHRSPFRGSLNPADHNRVGLQGGSQSTPNTPKKERLRRERRTASPGCGSPLRRSESPASVPRHLASPATSKKPDDKTPDRHSEQSKAVRKNTDINSTNPSSQEMKSVVNGEITKSRPSQGETLEKHLRGDTSEKKQSPDRKEHMSPNVDFSEKKMLSNAQDGDKKKESAPCASAGKVAAGTTNAEEATRLLAERRRQARAQKELEEKKREQEEEDQYREEQLKKQLAQERRQQEAKTQQLKEKGKHQEDLNRLKQEEDKRKKEEQEKLLQSQMDKEKEKAQVQAQEDADRQRQDRELQAQQEEEERQLRKKRIEEIMKRTRKGEADLKKEEQVETKPVSPAGEVKTAQTNAEVNEQTIKKVEFQVKEQVNMKERALVNREAAAQMDNQKSLQVKNNNHQVTPTHSVPEKRPDTKHTSEEHCRQLNREADACVLKQQERVVEMNVNRQHRAHVKAAEQTNKKPTADAKVEGGMMNGAVKGEGSALKRSHLTAEVSKQQSLHVSSAAQGESRMAVIRPSVAPLSLGHLSPPIIKLKPLDVKSMGSCDEVQSMEVSPVSKEELISIPEFSPVNEIQHSSVSNTRALEDLIDLTGSIAYPKMSSEGNVGNCNKNLLGGVVSPMVDSKLIGMLSPSSNKLSIQ